The Allochromatium tepidum genome has a window encoding:
- a CDS encoding DNA gyrase subunit B: MTYDSTNIKVLRGLDAVRKRPGMYIGDTDDGTGLHHMVFEVVDNSIDEALAGYCTTVSVTLHTDGSVSVVDDGRGIPVDIHAEENRSAAEVILTVLHAGGKFDDNSYKVSGGLHGVGVSVVNALSERLYLRIRRGGHLYEQEYRLGEPLYPLRVIGDTDETGTEIRFYPSGEIFTNLDFHYDILAKRLRELSFLNSGVRITLTDEASGRQDVFEYEGGIRAFVENLNQNKEPIHPTVIYFSTERQDIGVELAIQWNNGYQETIFCYTNTIPQRDGGTHLAGLRAALTRTLNGYIEREGLDKNQKIRPIGDDAREGLTAVLSVKVPDPKFSSQTKDKLVSSEVKAVVESLVVEHLGTFLEEQPNEAKVIAGKMLEAARAREAARKAREMTRRKGVLDIAGLPGKLADCQEKDPAKSELYLVEGDSAGGSAKQGRDRAFQAILPLKGKILNVEKARFDKMLSSAEVGTLITALGCGIGREEYNPDNLRYHRVIIMSVDAEEHVFVRDPGGQVHMTRIGNFIDAALPKASGEDYCKRADADLGEVLCFGLEDRLTRFRPIKAVIRHPLHESLYEVRSAYGRSVRVTASHSVFVYEDQQIRLKRGDELRTGDRIVAPRSLSFPVTAPERLDVLSALHAVPEAAAQIWVRGAAVEDCHKARVPAQYADDAELVSPRVELPIAVGAEVAALRRAGGQTVRSLCKKIGVRQPVTIHAWESGRSRPRLDRWVAYLEAVGADVDRIMEQVEVVPGRLEQTWSTQYRGAPANQVRPYVRLSDLDGEAVSGFGTRADLELTPRHYADRGMARFINVNTDLLWLLGFYLAEGSCSERGGIRFAIGARNRAILPELRRVLEQTFGLQAQVYTSQDRVTELRLTNRVAVLAWRHLFGFTNANAIDKAIPDLVFSVDEPLRLAFIRGYLQGDGTLAGGRLGFATSSRDLASGLSYLLSSFGVVASLSHYEPDGVVREIRGQPCVTRHPHWILTVSAREDLARLRAVWSDLPGAEALEERLRSTAPSVNRRFETLDGDLIALPIESITPVEASNGQVYDFSVEEDENFIAGLGGLCCHNTDADVDGAHIRTLLLTFFYRQMPELVERGHIYIAQPPLYKLKKGKQEDYLLDEAALNGAMLQSALDGAEFHVDADAPPLASTALEALAKEYQVVVSIVRRLASRYDATFLDELVRTPPVDASLLSDGERLAEWCRTMEARLNAAESVSLRYVLRVGEPVEGQSRGLELIRLIHGIPETRTIPLDFFHTADYARLREFGLKLDGLIQPGAFVRRGERVKEIGELGEGIRWLLAEAQRGYSIQRYKGLGEMNPEQLWETTMNPEMRRLLKVTIEDAVAADQIFTTLMGDQVEPRREFIERNALNVGNLDI; encoded by the coding sequence ATGACCTACGACTCTACGAATATCAAAGTGCTCCGCGGACTGGATGCGGTCCGCAAGCGTCCGGGCATGTACATCGGAGATACGGACGACGGTACCGGTCTGCACCACATGGTCTTCGAGGTCGTGGACAATTCGATCGACGAGGCGCTCGCCGGCTACTGCACCACGGTGTCGGTCACGCTCCATACCGACGGTTCGGTCTCGGTGGTCGACGATGGGCGCGGCATCCCGGTCGACATCCATGCCGAGGAGAACCGCTCGGCCGCCGAGGTCATCCTCACCGTGCTCCACGCGGGCGGCAAATTCGACGACAACTCCTACAAGGTCTCGGGCGGTCTGCACGGCGTGGGCGTGTCTGTGGTCAACGCGCTCTCGGAGCGGCTGTATCTGCGCATCCGGCGCGGCGGTCATCTCTATGAGCAGGAATACCGTCTCGGTGAACCGCTCTATCCCTTGCGCGTCATCGGCGATACCGACGAGACCGGCACCGAGATCCGCTTCTACCCCTCGGGCGAGATCTTCACCAATCTCGACTTCCACTACGACATCCTGGCCAAGCGTCTGCGCGAGCTGTCGTTCCTCAACTCGGGCGTGCGCATCACCCTGACCGACGAGGCCAGCGGGCGTCAGGACGTCTTCGAGTACGAGGGCGGCATCCGCGCCTTCGTCGAGAACCTGAACCAGAACAAGGAGCCGATCCACCCGACGGTGATCTATTTCAGCACCGAGCGTCAGGACATCGGTGTCGAGCTGGCGATCCAGTGGAACAACGGCTATCAGGAAACCATCTTCTGCTATACCAACACCATTCCGCAGCGTGACGGCGGCACCCATCTGGCCGGTCTGCGCGCGGCGCTGACGCGCACGCTCAACGGCTATATCGAGCGCGAGGGGCTGGACAAGAACCAGAAGATCCGCCCGATCGGGGACGACGCGCGCGAGGGACTGACGGCCGTGCTGTCGGTCAAGGTGCCGGATCCCAAGTTCTCGTCCCAGACCAAGGACAAGCTGGTGTCCTCCGAGGTCAAGGCGGTGGTCGAGTCGCTGGTGGTCGAGCATCTGGGCACCTTCCTGGAAGAGCAACCCAACGAGGCCAAGGTCATCGCCGGCAAGATGCTCGAAGCGGCGCGCGCGCGAGAGGCCGCCCGCAAGGCGCGCGAGATGACGCGACGCAAGGGTGTGCTCGACATCGCGGGGCTTCCGGGCAAGCTCGCCGACTGTCAGGAGAAGGATCCGGCCAAGTCCGAACTCTATCTGGTCGAGGGCGACTCGGCCGGCGGCTCGGCCAAGCAGGGCCGCGATCGTGCCTTCCAGGCCATCCTGCCGCTCAAGGGCAAGATCCTGAACGTCGAGAAGGCACGTTTCGACAAGATGCTGTCCTCGGCCGAGGTCGGCACCCTGATCACCGCGCTCGGCTGCGGCATCGGGCGCGAGGAATACAACCCGGACAATCTGCGTTATCACCGCGTCATCATCATGAGCGTCGATGCCGAGGAGCACGTCTTCGTGCGTGATCCGGGCGGTCAGGTGCACATGACCCGCATCGGCAACTTCATCGACGCCGCCTTACCTAAAGCGTCCGGCGAAGACTATTGCAAGCGCGCCGACGCCGATCTGGGCGAGGTGTTGTGCTTCGGCCTGGAAGATCGGTTGACCCGTTTCCGCCCCATCAAGGCCGTGATCCGTCACCCGCTCCACGAGTCGCTCTATGAGGTCAGGTCGGCCTATGGTCGTTCGGTGCGGGTAACGGCCAGTCACAGCGTTTTCGTCTATGAGGATCAGCAGATCCGGCTCAAGCGTGGCGATGAGCTGCGCACGGGCGATCGGATCGTCGCGCCCCGTTCGCTGTCGTTCCCGGTTACGGCTCCCGAGCGTCTCGATGTCCTGAGTGCGCTGCATGCCGTTCCGGAAGCGGCGGCTCAGATTTGGGTACGCGGCGCGGCGGTCGAGGATTGTCACAAGGCGCGTGTGCCGGCTCAGTACGCAGACGATGCCGAACTCGTCTCACCGCGCGTTGAACTGCCGATCGCCGTTGGCGCCGAGGTTGCCGCCTTGCGCCGGGCCGGCGGTCAGACCGTTCGTTCGCTCTGCAAAAAAATCGGCGTCCGTCAGCCCGTGACCATCCATGCCTGGGAAAGCGGTCGCTCCAGACCGCGACTGGATCGCTGGGTCGCCTATCTGGAGGCCGTCGGCGCGGATGTGGACCGGATCATGGAACAGGTCGAGGTCGTTCCCGGCCGTTTGGAGCAGACCTGGTCGACGCAGTATCGTGGCGCGCCGGCCAATCAGGTTCGTCCCTATGTCCGGCTGAGCGATCTCGATGGCGAGGCCGTGAGCGGTTTCGGTACGCGCGCGGATCTCGAACTGACGCCCAGGCACTACGCCGACCGTGGCATGGCACGTTTCATCAATGTGAACACCGATCTGCTCTGGCTGCTCGGGTTCTATCTGGCCGAGGGTTCCTGCTCCGAGCGTGGCGGCATCCGTTTCGCCATCGGTGCGCGTAATCGGGCGATCCTGCCCGAACTGCGTCGCGTCCTGGAACAGACCTTCGGCCTGCAAGCCCAGGTCTACACCAGCCAGGATCGCGTCACCGAACTGCGTCTGACCAATCGGGTCGCGGTGCTGGCCTGGCGCCATCTGTTCGGTTTCACCAATGCCAACGCCATCGACAAGGCCATTCCGGATCTGGTGTTCAGCGTCGACGAGCCGCTGCGCTTGGCCTTTATCCGCGGCTATCTTCAGGGCGACGGCACGCTCGCGGGTGGACGTTTGGGCTTCGCGACCTCCTCGCGCGATCTGGCGAGCGGTCTGTCCTATCTGTTGTCGTCCTTCGGGGTCGTGGCGTCGCTGTCGCATTACGAACCCGATGGCGTGGTGCGCGAGATCCGTGGTCAACCCTGTGTCACCCGCCATCCGCACTGGATCCTGACCGTCAGCGCACGCGAGGATCTGGCGCGTCTGCGTGCCGTCTGGTCCGATCTGCCGGGCGCCGAGGCGCTGGAAGAGCGTTTACGGAGTACCGCACCCTCGGTCAACCGTCGCTTCGAGACGCTCGACGGCGACCTGATCGCGTTGCCGATCGAGTCCATCACTCCGGTGGAGGCCAGCAACGGCCAGGTCTACGATTTCTCGGTCGAGGAGGACGAGAACTTCATCGCCGGTCTGGGTGGACTCTGCTGCCACAATACGGACGCGGACGTAGACGGAGCGCATATCCGTACCCTGCTCCTGACCTTCTTCTACCGGCAGATGCCGGAGCTGGTCGAGCGCGGACACATCTATATCGCCCAGCCGCCGCTCTACAAGCTCAAGAAGGGCAAGCAGGAGGATTACCTGCTCGACGAGGCGGCGCTCAATGGGGCCATGCTGCAATCGGCGCTCGATGGAGCCGAGTTCCATGTCGACGCCGATGCGCCGCCGCTGGCGAGCACGGCCCTCGAAGCCCTGGCCAAGGAGTATCAGGTTGTCGTGAGTATCGTGCGCCGCTTGGCATCGCGTTATGACGCGACCTTCCTGGATGAGCTGGTGCGCACGCCACCGGTCGATGCCTCGCTCCTGTCCGACGGCGAACGCCTGGCCGAATGGTGCCGGACCATGGAAGCACGGCTGAATGCCGCCGAATCGGTCTCGTTGCGCTATGTCCTGCGCGTCGGCGAACCCGTCGAGGGGCAGTCGCGCGGACTCGAACTGATCCGGCTCATCCACGGCATCCCCGAGACACGGACGATCCCGCTCGACTTCTTCCATACGGCCGATTACGCCCGACTGCGCGAATTCGGCCTCAAGCTCGACGGTCTGATCCAGCCCGGCGCCTTCGTGCGACGCGGCGAGCGGGTCAAGGAGATCGGCGAACTCGGCGAGGGCATCCGCTGGCTGCTGGCCGAGGCTCAACGCGGCTACAGCATCCAGCGTTACAAGGGGCTGGGTGAAATGAACCCGGAGCAGCTCTGGGAGACCACCATGAATCCGGAGATGCGCCGTCTGCTGAAAGTCACCATCGAAGACGCGGTCGCCGCCGACCAGATCTTCACCACGCTCATGGGCGATCAGGTCGAGCCGCGTCGCGAGTTCATCGAGCGCAACGCGTTGAATGTGGGTAATCTCGATATCTGA
- a CDS encoding CHAD domain-containing protein — protein sequence MNKRKSKTPVPVHAGLTVSEALAEILCHDFRAMLSWEDQARTWDDTEGVHQMRVSSRRMRAALSAFRTAVPKTVSRPWSEELRWIANQLGPARDLDVFIDEGLAAVRNRLPLTGGERLAALAERHRAAAYERVRTMLDSERYLAFKLDFPDWFGHAAWNRTELSRRERQTLERPIVQYARKRLDRLMRHVLEAGLGMDRSDPEQMHLLRIECKKLRYAAEFFAPIVPGLDDFISRLKGLQDLLGVLNDVAVMSDLLTELLADESDVEVIRYSGALIGWRTHQAYDLLKGFEERWREFRRVERPW from the coding sequence ATGAACAAACGGAAGAGCAAAACACCGGTCCCCGTGCATGCGGGTCTGACGGTGAGCGAGGCGCTGGCCGAGATCCTATGTCACGATTTCCGGGCCATGCTGTCGTGGGAGGACCAGGCCCGCACCTGGGACGACACCGAGGGCGTACATCAGATGCGGGTCAGCTCGCGACGGATGCGCGCCGCGCTGTCGGCCTTCCGCACGGCGGTGCCCAAGACCGTCAGCCGGCCCTGGAGCGAGGAACTGCGCTGGATCGCCAACCAGCTCGGTCCGGCACGGGATCTCGATGTCTTCATCGACGAGGGGCTGGCGGCCGTTCGCAACCGGTTGCCGCTGACCGGCGGCGAGCGACTGGCGGCGCTCGCCGAACGGCACCGGGCGGCGGCCTATGAGCGGGTACGCACGATGCTCGACAGCGAACGCTATCTGGCCTTCAAGCTCGACTTTCCCGACTGGTTCGGACACGCCGCCTGGAATCGGACCGAGCTGTCGCGGCGAGAACGTCAAACGCTCGAACGGCCGATCGTGCAATATGCGCGTAAGCGGCTGGATCGGCTCATGCGCCATGTGCTGGAGGCGGGCCTGGGAATGGATCGGAGCGATCCGGAGCAGATGCATCTGTTGCGCATCGAATGCAAGAAACTGCGGTATGCCGCCGAATTCTTCGCCCCCATCGTTCCGGGCCTCGATGATTTCATCAGTCGCCTGAAAGGACTCCAGGATCTGCTGGGCGTGCTCAACGACGTAGCGGTCATGTCCGATCTGCTCACCGAGCTGCTCGCGGACGAATCCGATGTCGAGGTCATCCGCTATTCGGGCGCCCTGATCGGCTGGCGCACCCATCAGGCCTATGATCTGCTGAAGGGCTTCGAGGAACGGTGGCGGGAGTTTCGGCGCGTCGAGCGGCCGTGGTGA
- the gmhB gene encoding D-glycero-beta-D-manno-heptose 1,7-bisphosphate 7-phosphatase codes for MTDRLVILDRDGVINQDSDDYIKSPDEWVPIPGSLEAIARLSHAGFRVAVASNQSGLARGLFGLDTLNAIHQRLHERVGALGGHIEMIAFCPHGPDDGCACRKPQPGLLLEIAERFGTVLDGVPFIGDSLDDIRAARAAGAQPWLVRSGKGERTLEQLRLQGAEDTVIDIPIYPDLNAAATALIDTLV; via the coding sequence ATGACAGATCGGCTCGTCATCCTCGACCGCGACGGTGTCATCAACCAGGACTCCGACGACTACATCAAGTCGCCGGACGAATGGGTACCCATCCCCGGCAGTCTGGAAGCCATCGCGCGCCTGTCGCACGCGGGCTTTCGGGTCGCCGTCGCCTCCAACCAGTCCGGTCTGGCACGCGGACTGTTCGGGCTAGACACGCTCAATGCCATCCATCAGCGCCTGCATGAGCGGGTGGGCGCGCTGGGCGGACATATCGAGATGATCGCCTTCTGTCCGCACGGACCGGATGACGGCTGTGCGTGCCGCAAGCCGCAGCCGGGCCTGCTGCTGGAGATCGCCGAGCGATTCGGGACGGTCCTGGATGGCGTGCCCTTCATCGGCGATTCGCTCGACGACATCCGGGCCGCGCGTGCCGCCGGCGCCCAACCCTGGCTGGTGCGCTCCGGCAAGGGCGAGCGCACGCTGGAACAGCTGCGACTTCAGGGCGCGGAAGACACAGTGATCGACATCCCCATCTATCCCGATCTGAACGCCGCCGCCACCGCGCTCATCGACACCCTAGTCTGA
- a CDS encoding methyl-accepting chemotaxis protein encodes MTIRKSVTLAAILVTLTVAAALILVAQAGNLRLEQRLTQEAASGRSLVWNQSLERLFEHMNTGMVDFERDFALRQALKNGDAQAARQAVESLINLVSEQGYFDRLIVFEIDGERLYGDKASAVSSHVQALVTAAAADDRPKHGLGLDAQGEPVALLAFRLLVRHEPIGTVVFQRSLGSVLERFKAIQGAEVYLVGAEGSLFAGTRPDLFEQLGLSWPALGRIDRQTRSIDTATYTATLLPLPGVDGQPLAHLVSVADATAVHLEQRRFEFIAYTGVALLLILASLGLFYYMRHALRPLHTAVVTVSALAEGDLNVSFETGRQDEVGTLMRALQGMAERLRHIIGHLHVASGDLHDSASNMVRLAEHSKIQFDRQKAETGHVDNAVTHLANAAQQVADHTSRAVDATSDARRRIEHSRQILDQTTQIIEALAHEIDQAAEVVLSLADRSQSVGNVLGVIREIAGQTNLLALNASIEAARAGEHGRGFAVVADEVRQLAQRTQRSIEEIETLIGALRSSSSAAVEVIHANRDRARQSVDHYGQAVQNLDAFAESVAILTDMTHQIAGAAEEQSRMAEEIAVAINQIAALAQDHAEAAESGFGQGAQLNDLSKLLHEQVAYFRIN; translated from the coding sequence ATGACTATCCGAAAAAGCGTCACCCTTGCGGCGATCCTCGTCACCCTGACGGTCGCCGCCGCCCTGATCCTGGTCGCCCAGGCCGGCAACCTTCGACTCGAACAACGCCTCACCCAGGAGGCGGCCTCGGGCCGCAGCCTGGTCTGGAACCAGAGTCTGGAACGTCTGTTCGAGCACATGAACACCGGCATGGTCGACTTCGAGCGCGACTTCGCATTGCGGCAGGCGCTCAAGAACGGCGATGCTCAGGCCGCGCGCCAGGCCGTCGAGTCGCTGATCAATCTGGTCAGCGAGCAGGGCTATTTCGATCGGCTGATCGTATTCGAGATCGATGGCGAGCGTCTGTATGGCGACAAGGCATCGGCTGTTTCCAGCCATGTGCAAGCCCTGGTCACAGCCGCGGCTGCCGACGATCGGCCCAAGCACGGCCTCGGACTCGATGCGCAGGGCGAACCCGTCGCGCTGCTGGCGTTTCGGCTGCTGGTGCGCCATGAACCCATTGGTACGGTCGTGTTTCAGAGATCACTGGGCTCGGTTCTGGAACGGTTCAAGGCCATACAGGGCGCCGAGGTCTATCTGGTCGGTGCCGAAGGCTCGCTGTTCGCAGGCACGCGCCCGGATCTCTTCGAGCAGTTGGGGCTGAGCTGGCCGGCGCTGGGACGGATCGACCGCCAGACCCGATCCATCGATACGGCGACCTACACGGCCACGCTCCTGCCGCTGCCCGGCGTCGACGGACAACCGCTGGCGCATCTGGTCAGCGTCGCCGACGCTACGGCCGTCCATCTCGAACAGCGTCGCTTCGAGTTCATCGCCTATACCGGGGTCGCCCTGCTGCTGATCCTGGCGTCCCTGGGCTTGTTCTATTACATGCGCCATGCTCTGCGTCCCCTGCATACGGCCGTTGTCACCGTCTCCGCGCTGGCCGAGGGCGATCTGAATGTCTCCTTCGAGACCGGACGCCAGGACGAAGTCGGAACATTGATGCGCGCGCTGCAGGGCATGGCCGAGCGTCTGCGCCACATCATCGGACACCTGCATGTGGCCAGCGGCGATCTGCATGACTCGGCGAGCAACATGGTGCGTCTGGCCGAGCACAGCAAGATTCAATTCGACCGCCAAAAGGCCGAGACCGGCCATGTGGATAACGCGGTCACGCATTTGGCCAATGCGGCACAGCAGGTCGCCGACCACACCAGCCGCGCCGTCGACGCCACTAGCGACGCCCGCCGGCGCATCGAACACAGCCGTCAGATTCTCGATCAAACGACGCAAATCATCGAAGCCCTGGCGCATGAAATCGATCAGGCCGCCGAGGTGGTGCTGAGTCTGGCCGATCGCAGCCAGTCGGTCGGCAACGTGCTCGGCGTGATCCGCGAGATCGCCGGCCAGACCAATCTGCTGGCTCTGAACGCCTCGATCGAGGCGGCGCGCGCCGGCGAACATGGTCGCGGCTTCGCCGTGGTCGCCGACGAGGTGCGTCAGCTCGCGCAGCGCACCCAGCGCTCGATTGAGGAGATCGAAACGCTGATCGGCGCGCTACGGAGCAGCTCCAGTGCCGCCGTCGAGGTCATCCATGCCAATCGTGACCGCGCCCGGCAAAGCGTCGATCACTATGGTCAGGCGGTTCAGAATCTGGATGCCTTCGCCGAATCCGTGGCGATCCTGACCGACATGACCCATCAGATCGCCGGCGCCGCCGAGGAGCAGAGCCGCATGGCCGAGGAGATCGCCGTGGCCATCAATCAGATCGCGGCCCTGGCACAGGATCATGCCGAGGCGGCCGAGTCGGGATTCGGCCAGGGTGCCCAGTTGAACGACCTCTCCAAGCTGTTGCACGAGCAGGTGGCCTACTTCCGGATAAACTGA
- a CDS encoding lysophospholipid acyltransferase family protein — MTLLRSLLFQLILIGSSLLYSLAILALGSGDSGRRAPRLARSWARLNLKALKILCGLDHRVHGLEHLPKDNAIVLCKHQSAWEILALRALLPPEQSWVLKQELIRIPVFGRALKRLRHIAIDRAAGRREITRLIREGSALLEGGHWVVIFPEGTRVAPGTQGSYNIGGALLAERTGRPVVPIAHNAGVFWGRQSLIKRPGAIDLVIGPTIRTQGRKATEINAEVERWIEQTLAAIQTQHRI, encoded by the coding sequence ATGACCCTGCTGCGTTCCCTGCTGTTTCAGCTGATCCTGATCGGATCGAGCCTATTGTATTCGCTCGCGATCCTGGCGCTCGGGTCCGGCGACTCGGGCCGGCGCGCACCACGCCTGGCGCGCTCCTGGGCCAGACTCAATCTCAAGGCGTTGAAGATCCTCTGCGGGCTGGACCATCGCGTGCACGGCCTGGAGCATCTGCCCAAGGACAACGCGATCGTGCTCTGCAAGCACCAGTCCGCCTGGGAGATCCTCGCACTCCGGGCATTGCTGCCGCCGGAGCAATCCTGGGTGCTCAAGCAGGAGCTGATCCGCATCCCGGTCTTCGGCCGGGCACTCAAGCGACTGAGGCACATCGCGATCGATCGTGCCGCCGGACGCCGCGAGATCACCCGCCTCATCCGCGAAGGCAGCGCGCTACTGGAAGGCGGGCACTGGGTGGTGATCTTCCCCGAAGGTACGCGGGTCGCGCCCGGAACCCAGGGCAGCTACAACATCGGCGGCGCGCTGCTCGCCGAGCGCACTGGGCGACCCGTGGTGCCCATCGCCCACAATGCCGGTGTCTTCTGGGGACGTCAAAGTCTGATCAAACGCCCAGGCGCCATCGATCTGGTGATCGGTCCGACCATCCGAACTCAGGGACGCAAGGCCACCGAGATCAACGCCGAGGTCGAGCGCTGGATCGAGCAGACGCTTGCAGCGATTCAAACACAGCACCGAATTTGA
- a CDS encoding PilZ domain-containing protein, protein MPSPNTSPTASPVSERRTQARIHAQIPVRLQYSGESRAHTVTLVDLSWGGALCESKTQLPGTDAPVRLLLPWNSGETIQIEAALLRQKALEDGRYLLALRFMRLSLLHQTRLEKLLSLMQAQDSNTEEQEASRLVDTLEIQIQTLDEWRWALGDIAKGLLRINATKLYARGQSLAIQFNGIPSRARLRLRSRVMDSKSVPMHDLYLLTLEFEHPLDALRGWAEWLLGQMPNEADLPAVQEDRSRTEKLPDLGQGRVVPTQDQRSALEKDFPEALDYLITAWGDIKAFDLVFRQLIFGESNVVGTWTPEAWEELQLLQSLHDRAYGISDIRFNSLEIQSVLGL, encoded by the coding sequence ATGCCATCACCGAACACGTCTCCCACCGCGAGTCCCGTCTCCGAGCGACGCACACAGGCCCGCATACACGCGCAGATACCAGTCCGGTTGCAGTATTCCGGCGAGTCCAGGGCGCACACGGTGACCCTGGTCGATCTCTCCTGGGGCGGCGCCCTCTGCGAGTCCAAGACCCAGCTGCCCGGCACGGACGCGCCTGTCCGGTTGTTATTACCCTGGAACTCGGGTGAGACGATCCAGATCGAGGCCGCACTGTTGCGACAGAAAGCGCTGGAGGATGGGCGTTATCTGCTGGCCCTGCGCTTCATGCGCCTGTCCTTGCTGCATCAGACCCGGCTGGAGAAATTGCTGAGTCTGATGCAGGCCCAGGACTCCAATACCGAAGAGCAGGAGGCTTCGCGCCTGGTCGATACGCTTGAAATCCAGATCCAGACGCTCGACGAATGGCGCTGGGCGCTGGGCGATATCGCCAAGGGGCTATTACGGATCAATGCGACCAAGCTCTATGCCCGGGGTCAAAGTCTGGCCATCCAGTTCAACGGTATTCCCTCGCGTGCCCGTCTGAGATTGCGCTCACGGGTCATGGATAGCAAATCCGTGCCCATGCATGATCTGTATCTGCTCACCTTGGAGTTCGAGCATCCCCTGGATGCACTGCGCGGCTGGGCCGAATGGTTGCTGGGCCAGATGCCGAACGAGGCCGATCTGCCGGCGGTACAGGAAGACCGTTCACGCACCGAGAAACTGCCGGATCTGGGACAGGGGCGCGTGGTACCGACTCAGGATCAGCGATCGGCGCTGGAGAAGGATTTTCCCGAAGCCCTGGATTATCTCATCACCGCCTGGGGCGACATCAAAGCCTTCGATCTGGTGTTCCGTCAGCTCATCTTCGGTGAGAGTAATGTCGTCGGTACCTGGACGCCCGAAGCCTGGGAGGAACTGCAGCTTCTGCAAAGCCTGCATGATCGGGCCTATGGTATCTCCGACATCAGGTTCAATTCGCTCGAGATACAGTCTGTGTTGGGGTTGTGA
- a CDS encoding glycosyltransferase produces the protein MKLSDITLVLATRDEARNIGAFLDSIPRELSLVVVDASRDETPELIERLRPERTLVLREPGNVTEARQRGFEVARSDWLLFSDADVVFAPDYFERLAALDEPAVYYGPKLSRDRFRAYYRRFAWGQALCQSCAIPAASGSNLLVPRQALRAVDGFDLRLNCNEDSELVWRIRRAGFATRYRPDLIVYATDHRRIERRRLLKTWHSIVRCLLLYSGLMPECWRRLDWGYWRDRHS, from the coding sequence GTGAAGCTATCGGATATCACGCTCGTACTGGCCACGCGCGACGAGGCACGCAACATCGGAGCCTTCCTGGACTCCATTCCGCGCGAACTCTCGCTGGTGGTCGTGGACGCCAGCCGGGACGAGACACCGGAGCTGATCGAACGGCTCAGGCCCGAGCGGACCCTGGTTCTGCGCGAGCCAGGCAACGTCACCGAGGCGCGCCAGCGCGGGTTCGAGGTCGCGCGCTCGGACTGGCTGCTCTTCTCGGACGCCGATGTGGTCTTCGCGCCCGACTATTTCGAACGTCTGGCGGCTCTCGACGAGCCGGCGGTCTACTATGGTCCCAAGCTCTCCCGAGACCGTTTTCGTGCGTACTACCGCCGGTTCGCCTGGGGGCAGGCGCTGTGTCAGTCCTGTGCGATCCCCGCCGCCTCGGGTTCCAATCTGCTGGTACCGAGGCAGGCACTCCGGGCCGTGGATGGATTCGACCTGCGCCTGAACTGCAACGAGGACTCCGAACTGGTCTGGCGTATTCGGCGTGCGGGTTTTGCGACCCGTTATCGTCCCGACCTCATCGTCTACGCCACCGATCATCGCCGCATCGAGCGCCGACGCCTGCTCAAGACCTGGCATTCGATCGTCCGCTGTCTGTTGCTCTACAGCGGTTTGATGCCGGAGTGCTGGCGGCGCCTGGATTGGGGCTACTGGCGGGACCGTCATTCCTGA